A part of Pectobacterium cacticida genomic DNA contains:
- a CDS encoding pyridoxal phosphatase, which translates to MTYRVIALDLDGTLLNQQKKILPESISALTLARQQGIQVMIVTGRHHSAIHPFYQGLQLDTPAICCNGTYVYDYLQCRASHTNPLSATQAKDVIALLEASNIHGLMYADDDMYYQYSTGHVVRTQAWAASLPEQQRPRFAQVEDLVHQTEVSRAIWKFATTHTDIPTLQRFAIEVEKQLGLACEWSWQDQVDIAQTGNSKGKLLQQWLSEQGIDMKEVVAFGDNFNDISMLEGAGLGVAMGNSADEIKARADLVIGSNEEPGIAEIIHSRVLA; encoded by the coding sequence ATGACCTACCGAGTAATTGCACTTGATCTTGATGGCACCCTTTTGAATCAACAGAAAAAAATACTTCCCGAATCCATTAGTGCGCTCACGCTGGCCCGCCAGCAAGGCATACAAGTGATGATCGTTACCGGGCGACACCACTCCGCGATCCATCCCTTTTATCAGGGATTACAATTGGATACACCGGCAATTTGTTGTAACGGAACCTATGTTTATGACTATTTGCAATGTCGGGCATCACATACAAATCCACTGTCTGCTACACAAGCTAAAGATGTCATCGCATTGCTTGAGGCGTCCAACATTCATGGGCTGATGTATGCCGATGACGATATGTATTATCAATATTCTACCGGACACGTCGTCCGTACACAGGCGTGGGCCGCTAGCCTGCCAGAGCAACAGCGCCCTCGCTTTGCTCAAGTAGAAGACCTGGTACATCAGACAGAAGTTTCACGCGCAATCTGGAAATTCGCAACTACGCACACCGATATCCCCACGTTACAGCGTTTTGCAATTGAAGTTGAGAAACAGCTAGGATTAGCCTGCGAGTGGTCTTGGCAGGATCAAGTTGATATTGCTCAAACAGGCAACAGCAAAGGCAAACTACTCCAGCAATGGCTGAGCGAACAAGGCATCGACATGAAGGAGGTCGTGGCGTTCGGCGATAACTTTAATGATATTAGTATGTTGGAAGGCGCAGGCCTGGGTGTTGCCATGGGCAACAGCGCCGATGAAATCAAAGCTCGCGCCGATTTGGTGATTGGCAGCAATGAGGAACCCGGCATCGCAGAGATCATTCATAGCCGCGTTCTGGCATGA
- the modC gene encoding molybdenum ABC transporter ATP-binding protein ModC — MLQLDFHQQLGSLNLSVQSELPANGITAIFGVSGAGKTSLINAVVGLTRPDGGRIVLNNHVLVDTQQRIFLPPEKRRIGYVFQDARLFPHYRVSGNLRYGMAETMASQFGEIIDLLGIEPLLNRYPRTLSGGEKQRIAIGRALLTAPELLLMDEPLASLDLPRKRELLPYLERLAKEVNIPILYVSHSLEEIVRLADCVVVLDKGKVIAQGELADVWASSALRPWLPKEEQSSILNVRVLGQHERYAMTALALGDQQIWVGKVALPQDTLLRIRVNAADVSLALAPPKRSSIRNVLCASVVECLDVGEQVEVKLAVGQQTLWSRITPWARDDLALHAGQVVYAQVKSVSITA, encoded by the coding sequence ATGCTGCAACTCGATTTTCATCAGCAACTGGGCAGTCTTAACCTCAGCGTTCAGTCTGAACTGCCCGCAAACGGCATTACTGCTATTTTCGGCGTATCCGGAGCAGGGAAAACATCGCTAATCAATGCGGTGGTTGGTCTGACTCGTCCGGATGGCGGGCGAATTGTGCTTAATAATCATGTCTTGGTGGATACGCAGCAGCGTATTTTTCTACCGCCTGAAAAGCGCAGAATTGGCTATGTGTTTCAGGATGCGCGCCTGTTTCCCCACTACCGAGTGAGCGGTAATTTACGTTACGGTATGGCGGAAACGATGGCGTCGCAGTTTGGCGAGATTATTGATTTACTGGGTATCGAACCATTATTGAATCGTTATCCGCGCACATTATCCGGTGGAGAAAAACAGCGTATCGCTATTGGCCGAGCATTGCTGACGGCGCCGGAGTTGTTGCTGATGGATGAACCGCTAGCGTCGCTGGATCTACCAAGAAAGCGTGAATTGTTACCTTATCTGGAGCGGTTGGCGAAAGAAGTCAATATCCCGATTTTGTATGTTAGCCATAGTCTGGAAGAGATTGTCCGGCTCGCCGATTGCGTGGTGGTGCTTGATAAAGGCAAGGTAATCGCGCAGGGGGAGTTGGCGGATGTGTGGGCCAGTAGCGCGCTTCGTCCCTGGCTGCCGAAAGAGGAACAGAGCAGTATTCTGAACGTGCGCGTATTAGGTCAGCATGAACGCTATGCGATGACGGCGCTAGCACTAGGTGACCAACAAATATGGGTTGGGAAGGTTGCGCTGCCGCAAGATACGCTATTACGCATTCGGGTAAATGCGGCGGATGTCTCATTGGCACTTGCGCCGCCGAAACGGAGCAGCATCCGTAACGTGCTGTGCGCCAGCGTAGTGGAGTGCCTCGATGTTGGTGAACAGGTTGAAGTTAAATTAGCGGTAGGCCAACAAACGCTGTGGTCGCGTATCACACCGTGGGCGCGAGACGATCTCGCGCTTCACGCAGGGCAGGTTGTCTACGCGCAGGTTAAAAGCGTCTCCATTACGGCGTAA
- the modB gene encoding molybdate ABC transporter permease subunit, whose protein sequence is MMLSEYEWQAIELSLRVSVMAVACSLPFGIVVAWVLVRCRFPGKSLLDSVIHLPLVLPPVVIGYLLLIAMGRRGVIGSWLYDWFGFSFSFSWRGAALASAIVAFPLMVRAIRLSLDAVDRNLEQAARTLGASPWRVFFTITLPLSFPGIVVGTVLAFARSLGEFGATITFVSNIPGETRTIPLAMYTLIETPGAEADAARLCIIAIVLSLGALLASEWLTNWSRKRLGG, encoded by the coding sequence ATTATGCTGAGTGAGTACGAATGGCAGGCGATTGAGCTGAGCCTCCGGGTTTCCGTCATGGCTGTGGCATGCAGTTTACCGTTTGGGATAGTGGTGGCGTGGGTGTTGGTACGCTGCCGGTTCCCTGGTAAATCCCTGTTGGATAGTGTTATTCATCTCCCCCTGGTGCTACCACCCGTGGTTATCGGCTATCTGCTCTTGATTGCGATGGGGAGGCGTGGCGTCATCGGGTCCTGGCTCTATGATTGGTTCGGCTTCAGCTTCAGTTTTAGTTGGCGCGGTGCAGCATTGGCGTCGGCGATAGTCGCGTTTCCATTGATGGTCAGGGCCATTCGGTTGTCTCTCGATGCCGTCGATAGGAATCTGGAACAGGCCGCCAGAACACTGGGGGCCTCGCCTTGGCGCGTGTTTTTCACTATCACATTACCACTCTCTTTTCCCGGCATTGTGGTGGGAACGGTACTGGCCTTTGCCCGATCGCTGGGGGAGTTTGGCGCGACGATTACGTTTGTTTCCAATATTCCCGGTGAAACCCGCACTATCCCGCTGGCGATGTATACGTTGATTGAAACACCCGGCGCGGAGGCTGATGCCGCCAGACTCTGCATCATCGCGATTGTCTTGTCGCTTGGGGCGCTGTTGGCATCGGAATGGTTAACAAACTGGAGCCGCAAGCGGTTGGGGGGATAA
- the modA gene encoding molybdate ABC transporter substrate-binding protein: protein MKQHWLKWVAALAFSAAIALPAVAKDKVTVFAAASLTNALQDIATQYQKEKNVAVVASYASSSTLARQIEQGAPADLFISADQQWMDYAQDKHLMDTTTRYTLLGNELVVIAPKTSAQKNVNIDDKTDWKNLLKGGRLAVGDPDHVPAGIYAKEALQHLKVWDELSPLMARANNVRAAMALVEREEAPLGIVYGSDAVASDKVKVIGTFPATSHKPVEYPMAIVKSRNNAAVNDFYNYLKTPEAAAVFKRYGFAPR from the coding sequence ATGAAGCAACACTGGTTAAAATGGGTAGCCGCGCTGGCATTCAGTGCCGCAATTGCATTGCCTGCAGTGGCAAAAGACAAGGTCACGGTCTTTGCCGCCGCCTCGCTGACGAATGCGTTGCAAGATATTGCCACACAATATCAAAAGGAGAAAAACGTTGCCGTCGTGGCCTCTTACGCATCATCTTCCACGCTGGCGCGCCAGATTGAACAAGGCGCGCCTGCCGATTTGTTCATTTCCGCCGATCAGCAGTGGATGGACTATGCGCAGGATAAGCATCTGATGGATACCACGACGCGCTACACCCTGTTGGGCAATGAACTGGTGGTGATCGCGCCGAAGACGAGCGCCCAGAAAAATGTCAACATTGATGACAAAACCGATTGGAAAAATCTATTGAAGGGCGGGCGTTTGGCTGTAGGTGACCCGGATCATGTACCTGCCGGCATCTACGCTAAGGAAGCTTTACAGCATCTGAAAGTTTGGGACGAACTTTCTCCGCTGATGGCGCGCGCTAACAACGTACGCGCGGCCATGGCGCTGGTAGAACGTGAAGAGGCGCCGTTGGGGATTGTTTATGGGTCTGACGCGGTGGCTAGTGATAAAGTTAAGGTCATAGGCACGTTCCCGGCAACGAGCCACAAGCCGGTGGAATATCCGATGGCGATTGTGAAATCACGTAATAATGCTGCAGTTAATGATTTTTATAATTACCTTAAAACGCCGGAAGCAGCCGCCGTATTTAAACGTTACGGCTTCGCGCCTCGCTAA
- a CDS encoding AcrZ family multidrug efflux pump-associated protein, translating to MLELLKSLLFAVAMVPVMMVVIMGAIYCLGELFNVLSRIGHADDQRAKN from the coding sequence ATGTTGGAGTTGTTAAAAAGCCTGCTATTCGCAGTTGCCATGGTTCCTGTAATGATGGTGGTCATTATGGGGGCGATTTACTGCCTGGGTGAACTGTTTAACGTATTGTCTCGCATCGGCCACGCTGATGACCAACGCGCAAAAAATTAG
- the modE gene encoding molybdenum-dependent transcriptional regulator has protein sequence MQAEILLTLKLQQRLFADSRRIELLKQIRHTGSISQGAKLAGISYKSAWDAINEMNQLAEKTIVERMTGGKGGGGAVLTRYGERLLQLYDLLAQIQQKAFDVLQEEGLPLDSLLAAIARFSLQTSARNQFFGTVLARGEEHVQQHLDILLANGKTTIRTLLTQQSAERLQLQKGKDVLALIKAPWIEVYAATSAAPAADNVLAGQIQSIQHGVENSELLITLAGEETLCAIVPNTCLEQQKLQPGTEVKACFNADRVIIATLC, from the coding sequence ATGCAGGCTGAAATTCTTCTTACGCTAAAACTCCAACAACGTTTATTCGCCGACTCACGTCGCATTGAATTACTTAAACAAATTCGTCATACCGGCTCAATCAGCCAAGGGGCAAAACTGGCGGGAATCAGCTATAAGAGCGCATGGGATGCCATCAACGAGATGAATCAACTCGCCGAGAAAACCATTGTTGAACGCATGACCGGGGGCAAAGGCGGTGGCGGCGCAGTGCTAACACGCTATGGCGAACGCCTTCTCCAACTCTACGATTTGCTCGCGCAAATTCAGCAAAAAGCGTTTGATGTCTTACAGGAAGAGGGGTTGCCGTTGGATAGCCTGCTGGCAGCTATCGCGCGTTTCTCATTGCAAACCAGTGCGCGCAACCAGTTTTTTGGAACCGTGCTCGCACGTGGTGAAGAACACGTACAACAACACCTGGATATTTTACTCGCCAATGGTAAAACAACGATCCGCACGCTACTCACACAACAAAGTGCCGAACGTCTGCAATTGCAAAAAGGTAAAGATGTGCTGGCACTGATAAAAGCGCCGTGGATCGAAGTTTACGCTGCGACGTCGGCAGCACCCGCCGCCGATAATGTCTTGGCAGGGCAAATTCAGAGCATTCAGCACGGGGTGGAAAACAGCGAATTACTCATCACGCTGGCGGGAGAAGAAACCTTATGCGCCATCGTGCCTAATACCTGCCTTGAGCAGCAAAAATTGCAACCGGGGACGGAGGTAAAGGCATGTTTCAATGCCGATCGCGTCATCATTGCCACGCTCTGTTAA
- the modF gene encoding molybdate ABC transporter ATP-binding protein ModF has protein sequence MSLLKITQGVCRLSDTRTLRLDELILNKNQCWAFVGANGSGKSALARALSGELPLMYGERICTFQRPVRLSFEQLQKLVSEEWQRNNTDLLSEGEDDAGRTTAEVIQDNHKDPVRCHQLASQFGITHLLDRRFKYLSTGESRKTMLCQALMPEPDLLILDEPFDGLDVASRQQLASELRKLANAGYTLVLILNRFDDIPDFINYVGVLADCTLTRVGERDAILSEALVAQLAFSEKLAGSSLPEAEDPLKYATLPADEARILLRDGVVQYNDRPILHNLTWEVLPGQHWQIVGPNGAGKSTLLSLITGDHPQGYSNDLTLFGRKRGSGETIWDIKRHIGYVSSSLHLDYRVSTSVRNVILSGFFDSIGIYQAVSDRQRHLTEQWLTLLGLSGAIADSPFQSLSWGQQRLALIARALVKHPTLLILDEPLQGLDPLNRQLVRRWLDILIGEGETQLLFVSHHAEDAPECITHRLTFIPHNGIYRYQIDELCKS, from the coding sequence ATGTCATTGTTAAAAATCACACAAGGGGTGTGTCGTCTCAGCGATACCCGCACGCTGCGCCTGGACGAACTGATACTTAATAAAAACCAGTGTTGGGCTTTTGTCGGCGCAAATGGAAGTGGTAAATCGGCACTAGCGCGTGCTTTATCCGGTGAGCTGCCGCTCATGTACGGTGAACGAATTTGTACGTTTCAGCGGCCCGTTCGACTGTCGTTTGAACAATTGCAAAAATTGGTTTCTGAGGAGTGGCAGCGCAACAATACCGATCTGCTGAGCGAGGGCGAAGATGACGCCGGTCGCACAACCGCAGAGGTGATTCAGGATAACCATAAGGATCCCGTGCGTTGCCACCAGTTAGCAAGCCAATTTGGTATTACCCATCTGCTGGACCGTCGTTTTAAATACCTTTCTACGGGTGAATCGCGCAAGACGATGCTGTGTCAGGCGTTAATGCCAGAACCCGATCTGCTGATTCTCGATGAGCCGTTTGACGGGCTGGATGTCGCTTCCCGCCAGCAACTAGCCAGTGAGCTACGAAAACTGGCCAACGCAGGCTATACGCTGGTGCTTATTCTTAATCGCTTTGATGATATCCCAGATTTTATTAACTATGTCGGTGTGCTGGCCGACTGTACGTTAACCCGTGTGGGTGAACGTGACGCCATCCTTTCTGAAGCACTGGTGGCCCAACTCGCGTTTAGTGAAAAGCTCGCGGGGAGCTCGCTGCCTGAAGCAGAAGATCCCCTGAAATACGCAACGCTACCTGCCGACGAGGCCCGCATTTTACTGCGCGACGGCGTAGTGCAGTACAACGATCGCCCCATTCTGCACAATCTAACCTGGGAGGTGCTACCCGGTCAGCATTGGCAGATTGTCGGGCCCAATGGCGCGGGGAAATCGACGCTGTTGAGCCTAATCACTGGCGACCATCCACAAGGTTACAGTAACGATCTTACGTTATTTGGTCGTAAGCGCGGCAGTGGCGAAACGATCTGGGATATCAAACGCCACATCGGCTATGTCAGCAGTAGCCTCCATCTGGATTATCGCGTGAGCACCAGCGTGCGCAATGTTATTCTCTCCGGTTTCTTTGATTCTATCGGTATTTATCAGGCCGTCTCCGACCGTCAACGTCACCTGACCGAACAGTGGCTTACCCTGCTTGGGCTGAGTGGCGCGATTGCCGATTCGCCCTTTCAGTCACTCTCCTGGGGCCAGCAGCGTTTGGCATTAATAGCTCGTGCGTTAGTCAAGCACCCCACGCTACTTATTCTCGATGAACCTTTGCAAGGGCTTGATCCGCTTAATCGGCAGTTGGTGCGGCGCTGGCTGGATATCCTGATTGGCGAAGGCGAGACGCAACTACTTTTTGTGTCTCACCATGCCGAAGATGCCCCTGAATGCATCACGCACCGACTCACTTTCATTCCTCATAACGGTATCTATCGCTATCAGATTGATGAGTTATGTAAATCATGA
- the galE gene encoding UDP-glucose 4-epimerase GalE, whose translation MNVLVTGGSGYIGSHTCVQLLEAGHTPIILDNLCNSKASVVKTIARLTHKTPIFYQGDIRDNALLDEIFAKHVIDSVIHFAGLKAVGESVREPISYYDNNVHGTLVLVEAMKKAGVKNLIFSSSATVYGDQPRIPYQESFPTGNPSSPYGRSKLMVEQILQDLQHAEPEWSVTLLRYFNPVGAHPSGEMGEDPQGIPNNLMPYIAQVAVGRRESLAIFGNDYPTVDGTGVRDYIHVVDLADGHIAAMNTLQNRPGVHIYNLGAGIGYSVLQVVEAFSQACGKPLPYHFAPRRQGDLPAYWADAERAAKDLNWKVTRSLQEMAQDTWRWQSSHPNGYE comes from the coding sequence ATGAACGTTCTTGTTACGGGTGGTAGCGGTTACATAGGCAGTCATACTTGCGTGCAACTGCTGGAGGCGGGGCATACTCCCATCATTCTTGATAACTTGTGCAACAGCAAAGCCAGCGTTGTTAAAACCATTGCGCGTTTAACCCACAAAACGCCCATTTTTTATCAGGGAGATATTCGCGACAATGCACTGCTTGACGAAATCTTCGCTAAACATGTTATTGATTCCGTTATCCATTTTGCTGGCTTAAAGGCGGTAGGGGAATCAGTACGCGAACCGATCAGTTATTATGATAATAATGTCCACGGTACATTGGTACTGGTTGAAGCGATGAAAAAAGCAGGCGTAAAGAACCTGATCTTTAGTTCTTCCGCCACTGTTTACGGCGATCAACCGCGCATCCCCTATCAGGAAAGTTTTCCAACCGGAAACCCTTCCAGCCCTTATGGCCGCAGTAAATTGATGGTTGAGCAAATCCTGCAAGACTTACAACACGCAGAACCTGAGTGGAGTGTAACGCTGCTGCGTTATTTTAATCCGGTTGGTGCGCATCCATCGGGGGAAATGGGCGAAGATCCGCAGGGTATCCCCAATAACCTGATGCCATATATTGCTCAAGTTGCCGTAGGCCGTCGCGAATCTCTGGCCATTTTTGGTAACGATTATCCTACCGTTGATGGCACGGGAGTGAGGGATTACATTCACGTTGTCGATTTGGCAGACGGCCATATTGCCGCAATGAATACCCTGCAAAATCGCCCCGGTGTTCATATTTATAATCTGGGCGCAGGTATCGGTTACAGCGTACTGCAAGTCGTAGAAGCCTTTAGCCAGGCCTGTGGCAAACCATTGCCATACCATTTCGCGCCACGTCGTCAGGGCGATTTGCCCGCTTACTGGGCAGATGCCGAACGTGCGGCCAAAGACCTTAACTGGAAAGTCACTCGTTCATTGCAAGAAATGGCCCAAGATACCTGGCGCTGGCAGTCCAGCCATCCCAACGGCTACGAATAA
- the galM gene encoding galactose-1-epimerase, whose protein sequence is MLNGSRDTLAPDGQPFQLTTLQNQAGMRVCLMDWGATWLSCEIPLAEGGAREVLLGCAPDQYPRQSAYLGASIGRYANRIANATLHREGETFHLVPNQDEHQLHGGPEGFHTRRWRMTSQDASQVTYQLHSPDGDQGYPGRLSVQVTYTLTEHNALAILYQATVEKACPVCLTNHAYFNLDGVQTDVRKHQLQLFADYYLPVNSAGIPNADLTPVNATGMDFRQPKTLAEDFLRDGDQLAVGGYDHAYLLHSHCSASDSPAANLWSSDGRVLMRVFTSAPALQLYSGNFLAGTPSRDGGQYENYAGVALESEFLPDSPNHPDWPQPDCWLKPGKVYRSETTYQFLIK, encoded by the coding sequence ATGTTGAATGGAAGTCGTGATACGCTGGCACCCGATGGTCAGCCATTTCAATTAACGACCTTGCAGAATCAGGCAGGCATGCGCGTGTGCCTGATGGATTGGGGTGCCACTTGGCTTTCCTGCGAAATCCCGTTGGCGGAGGGTGGGGCGCGTGAAGTGCTATTGGGTTGCGCGCCTGATCAGTATCCGCGCCAAAGCGCATATCTCGGCGCATCGATTGGCCGCTATGCTAACCGCATTGCCAATGCCACTTTGCATCGGGAAGGTGAAACCTTTCATTTGGTGCCAAATCAGGATGAACACCAGTTACACGGCGGGCCTGAAGGCTTCCACACCCGTCGCTGGCGAATGACAAGTCAGGATGCCTCGCAGGTGACTTACCAACTGCATTCACCGGATGGCGATCAAGGTTACCCAGGGCGTCTCAGCGTGCAGGTCACCTACACGCTGACAGAACACAATGCGTTAGCGATCTTATATCAGGCTACCGTGGAGAAAGCCTGTCCCGTGTGTCTGACTAATCATGCGTACTTCAATCTCGATGGCGTTCAGACTGACGTTCGCAAACACCAGTTGCAGCTCTTTGCCGACTATTATCTACCTGTCAATAGCGCCGGCATTCCCAACGCTGATTTAACGCCGGTAAACGCGACCGGTATGGATTTCCGTCAGCCGAAAACACTGGCGGAGGATTTCCTGCGCGACGGCGATCAGTTGGCCGTCGGCGGCTACGATCACGCCTACTTATTGCACAGTCACTGCAGTGCCAGCGATAGCCCGGCGGCCAATCTGTGGTCGTCTGATGGCCGCGTGCTGATGCGTGTTTTCACCAGCGCTCCCGCCCTGCAACTCTATAGTGGTAACTTTCTGGCCGGCACCCCTTCACGCGATGGTGGTCAGTATGAAAACTATGCGGGTGTCGCACTGGAAAGCGAATTCCTGCCGGACAGCCCAAATCACCCAGACTGGCCACAGCCCGACTGCTGGCTAAAACCGGGGAAGGTTTATCGCTCGGAAACCACGTACCAGTTTCTCATCAAATAA
- a CDS encoding copper-binding protein yields MRITYSAIISSLFFFVSSFILPVWANDHQHHAMAHTQSLATTAAIYQSNGMIKKWDTNSVTIAHAPIAALKWPAMTMVFTLPSRDEITPLPVNTSVSFSFIQHADGYTLTTITPQQP; encoded by the coding sequence ATGCGTATCACTTACTCGGCTATTATCAGCAGCCTGTTTTTCTTCGTCTCTTCCTTCATACTTCCCGTATGGGCAAACGACCACCAGCATCACGCGATGGCGCATACCCAATCTCTGGCCACCACAGCGGCCATTTATCAGAGCAACGGCATGATAAAGAAATGGGATACCAACAGCGTCACGATCGCCCATGCGCCCATTGCCGCGCTAAAATGGCCCGCCATGACGATGGTTTTTACCCTGCCGTCCCGTGACGAAATAACGCCTCTCCCCGTCAATACGTCTGTCTCATTCAGCTTTATCCAGCACGCTGACGGCTATACCCTGACGACGATTACACCACAGCAGCCTTAA
- a CDS encoding TolC family protein, with the protein MTLSKCVALRACLAMLLWWPAAIFAADLSLEQALQAAERYSADLSANQHQINALQNMADAATQLPDPKLKFGVENLPLGGNNGRRLSREGMTMQRIGIMQTYVSSRKRDSKAQAIRVAANVRQSNSDTIRARLQRETAQAWLDLALLRQTLNEVTALVAESQRQIAVQKARVAAGSEASNVLDARLTLATMQDKQTDVERDAHIAHARLVQLTGMADIKISGKLPSIERLPASPDELSHAIHRHPEMQQAQREAELAQARSAQSAAAAIPNVDVEVYYAKRGDDYDDMAGMMVTVDLPLFKSRRQDKDYAADVSRNMEARDKVLLIEREHRAQLDALIAQYQAARSRWQRLNHEILPLQQQRIKLIQAQYQSGSSTLSAVLNARRALLESRIAVQDTTREMAQYWAAIHYLTPQGSPAR; encoded by the coding sequence ATGACATTATCCAAATGCGTCGCCTTGCGCGCGTGTCTGGCGATGTTGCTGTGGTGGCCTGCCGCCATTTTTGCGGCAGATCTAAGTCTGGAACAGGCCTTACAGGCGGCGGAACGTTACTCCGCCGATCTGTCAGCCAATCAGCACCAGATTAACGCGCTACAGAACATGGCCGACGCTGCCACGCAACTCCCCGATCCCAAACTAAAATTTGGCGTCGAAAACCTGCCATTAGGCGGCAACAATGGTAGACGCCTTTCGCGGGAAGGCATGACCATGCAGCGTATTGGCATCATGCAAACCTATGTCAGCAGCCGTAAACGGGATAGCAAAGCGCAGGCTATCCGCGTCGCAGCCAATGTGCGACAAAGTAATAGCGACACTATTCGTGCCCGTCTGCAACGTGAAACCGCTCAGGCATGGCTGGATCTAGCGCTCTTACGCCAAACACTTAATGAGGTAACGGCGCTGGTTGCAGAAAGCCAGCGGCAGATCGCTGTGCAAAAAGCGAGGGTGGCGGCAGGTAGTGAGGCGAGTAACGTACTGGACGCCCGGCTGACCTTGGCAACCATGCAGGACAAACAGACCGATGTCGAACGGGATGCGCACATCGCACATGCCAGACTGGTCCAGCTTACCGGCATGGCTGATATCAAAATCAGCGGCAAGCTTCCCAGCATTGAACGGCTTCCCGCGTCACCGGATGAACTAAGCCATGCCATTCATCGGCATCCCGAAATGCAACAGGCGCAGCGTGAAGCCGAATTAGCACAGGCGCGTTCCGCACAGTCGGCCGCTGCCGCGATTCCCAATGTTGATGTTGAAGTCTATTACGCGAAACGCGGAGATGATTACGACGATATGGCGGGTATGATGGTGACGGTCGATCTGCCGCTGTTCAAATCCCGGCGTCAGGATAAAGACTACGCCGCAGACGTATCGCGCAATATGGAAGCCCGCGACAAAGTATTACTCATCGAACGAGAGCATCGGGCGCAGCTCGATGCGCTGATCGCGCAATATCAAGCCGCTCGGTCACGCTGGCAACGCCTAAACCACGAGATCCTTCCCCTTCAACAGCAGCGTATCAAACTGATTCAAGCGCAATATCAATCCGGCAGCAGCACGCTTTCCGCCGTACTGAATGCGCGTCGGGCACTGCTCGAAAGCCGGATTGCGGTTCAGGATACCACGCGAGAGATGGCCCAGTATTGGGCCGCCATCCACTATCTGACGCCACAAGGAAGCCCTGCGCGATGA